Within the Platichthys flesus chromosome 16, fPlaFle2.1, whole genome shotgun sequence genome, the region CTGAGGCAAGTGATGTAATGCGacgtatttgtttttctctttaatttttAAAAGTCACGAAAACAAGTTCTGCAAATGAAAATGCATCATGTGTGGTAATATTTGTACTATTATCCTGCAGCAAACAATTAAAGTCATCACGGCCAAGGAACCTCCTCTGCGCCACCAGACCAACCGCCTGTACATGCCCATGATTGCACTGAAACATGCAGATCCAACCGGCCGCCTGCCTCTGGAAACCTTTCACAAGATGATCTTTAAACACGACCGGGTGCTCAATGCTACTCTGGCTTTGCTTCGACTTCTGCggcgaagaggaggagagaaatgatGACTCGGCTGTCGGGTTGCAAACACTGTAGATGTTATTCCGCAGGAGACAGTGACTGACTGTACATGCAAGTTGTTGTCGCTATTCTTTGAGAATGACCTCCAGCTGTGAGCGGACAGAGGTTTGAGTGAACATGTTTCTGTTATCTGTGTGAAACAGTAACTACAGTGATAATAGTAATTGAATGTGATCTGTAAGTGTGTACCTAAAGTATGTCTCACTGAGCAATATTATAAAGCCTTCAAACTTTCTGCACACTAGTAAAAATTAATACTGTGTACTGACAGAAAAGTGAATTACATGCACTCTTTTTCATGATTTTCTACTCTCATTAGTTGAATCGACAATTTGTTATAATGTAATTGCAAAATCGGTTAACTAGGGAATACATATGATTGATCCTATTAGCAGACAgcccagcaaacaaacaaagaaatatatGAGCAATACATTATGACAAACTTAAATGTTACACAGAGtgcgcatacctccaccaaggcccaacaggccTGTCGTGtcaatttctacaatcccaccttAACAACgtagaaaaagacacaaatctcctacagtattgtcacactttaatgctcagAGCATGGTGCATATTACAAACATACGGTTAGTTTGTAATATGCACCTCAATGGGAAACAgttctttgtctttatacatttggctcaCCCCTCCCACTCTGGTTTGGGTTGCTACAAAGTCAAAGGTTTGGATCTTCTgatgacatgaaaacaacaatgccttagttaaagcaatcaggccaagattcattcagtaGTACAGGATACAGCATGATCAAGGTTACATTGTATGAGATttcaatcatgatcaatcaaaggggaaataaacatgatcatattgtgGTCAACATGTTACATATCCCGTACAGTCCTCTAATGAAACCATATCTAAATTCCCTATCTAAGTTCTATCTCTTCCAAAGagagagcagaaaacaaatccGGAtatggatccacaccaaaatgtcaTGGATTTTTCCTTGGGTCATACCACACATGATCAAAGGGGTTATTAGCTCATCATTAATATTACAGTTTGGGTTTTATCTTCATTGTAATTTCTTTCAATGAGTACTCATATCCTTTCCAAGCATGCCAATTGATTCCTATCCCATAGGCTGAGCTGCCCCACAAGTAAAGACCATTAGGATTAACGCTGTGACATCCTCCGTACCACCATCCGCCGAGGTAGGCCTTGGCACAGTTGGAAGAATGGGTGTCCTGGTCCTTGTCAAATGTAGAAAACTTCTGACTGTTATGTTCACTCAGGGAATTTCCTGAAAACAATAAGtggataaaagaaaaagaataccTCGCACTGAGCACTGGACTAGTGTCACACAAGCTGAGGCTTTCGTTTCActcaccagctcctccatcttTGAAGCCACTGAAGGTGAGTGTGTAGCCCTCGTGCTCTGGACCCACGGTGAACGAGGAATATTGGACAAAAGCCTTTGCCCCTTCAAAGTCTACCATTTCTATCCTCAGCTCATAGCTCTTACTTTGAGTTAGGAGATGGATGTTCTCCAGACCTGGAAGAAGCAGTATCGTATGCATAGCgacatttgtattaatttgaaGCAATGGAAATAGCAATTATAACAAAGTCTGAATCATCAGTTTAACTCTCACCCAACCAGTATTCTCCAGATGCTTGTCCAAATCCATTTCTGTACTGGTCCCATCCACGATAAAAGTTGATGGTGCCATCCTTTCTTCTCTGGAGGATCTGGATTGGAATCTGTTGTTAGGGTCAGTGCTCTAAAACAATCTGTCACAGCTATGCTTTAAACaggaaatataatataaaacatataatttCACTGTGATTCAATGCATCTTGTTCAAATCATAGCAATCTATAAAATTGCTGAACTTGTGAGTGATTTTACCTACAAACTAGAATTGCAATCGTCCCCTTAAAATAAAGCCGGCTTTATAATAAGACATTACATTTCTCAGCTAAGCATTGTTAGTTACAGGTTTGTAGCCCAATTTGTTACCATACAGGGGCTGAATAATACTATAAGCCTTTGAAACCAGAACcaatccagatttttattttcatcattaataCTAAGACCCACAATATGTCAGATTTAGCCATTAAGATTCATACAtaaatcttgcaatgttaaggATAATGAAAATACTTTTCTTGGATACAACCCTTAAATCCAGATCCACACCTAAAATTAATTGGTTGTTACCAGGACCATATTCCACCGTGTTTCATGA harbors:
- the LOC133971426 gene encoding microfibril-associated glycoprotein 4-like, with the protein product MGFIVLLLLIPAAICSPVLLPVDCNDVYNRGSGNSGVYSIFPGGPLSSVQVYCDMGCQDEPDGGKWTILQRRKDGTINFYRGWDQYRNGFGQASGEYWLGLENIHLLTQSKSYELRIEMVDFEGAKAFVQYSSFTVGPEHEGYTLTFSGFKDGGAGNSLSEHNSQKFSTFDKDQDTHSSNCAKAYLGGWWYGGCHSVNPNGLYLWGSSAYGIGINWHAWKGYEYSLKEITMKIKPKL